One segment of Paenibacillus sp. FSL R7-0337 DNA contains the following:
- a CDS encoding 5'-nucleotidase C-terminal domain-containing protein, which yields MMEPAASRNLRKIVIIATSDVHGNLWGYRYEDGLDTVNDGLARVAAYVRELRESGTEILLIDNGDVFQGNMLTDDVYNKRPEDRHPVASALNAMGYAALTLGNHEFNFGLGLIERIRQELSFPVLAANVWDTEGRPFADPYVILEQHGIRIAVIGLTNPNVPRWDGGKVEGLRFGHMAETAQAIAASLRAEGKADLIVISAHAGMVAEFDEEGGSDAAGRIAELVPEANVLLVGHMHITVNQRIGNTVIGGPRDRGREVVRFDLTVEVDGGQPKVVSREVTVVDMSGWEPDPELRSMVAGAHEETLRFIADGGGGSSIEGEGGILGYAAADFQPEETAGLPAGRVQDTAVITLIQRAMLEASGADVAATSLFNDNADLKQGPLTYADVYRIYPFDNVLYVVTVTGKELKAYMEASAAHFRQWQPGDTNITADPEVPSYLYDMFAGINYQIDISQPVGQRIIHLAYRGRPLADTDELQLAVNNYRYSSLLKASGLVSAVKHWESDCSVRELLVHYIRERQTIVPEVDHNWSITGMD from the coding sequence ATGATGGAACCGGCAGCAAGCCGTAACCTGCGCAAGATTGTGATTATCGCTACCTCGGATGTTCACGGCAATCTGTGGGGCTACCGTTATGAAGACGGACTCGATACCGTAAATGACGGACTCGCCAGAGTAGCCGCTTATGTCCGCGAACTTAGAGAGAGCGGAACGGAGATTCTGCTGATCGATAACGGTGACGTCTTCCAGGGAAATATGCTGACTGACGATGTCTACAATAAGCGGCCGGAGGACAGGCATCCGGTTGCGTCAGCACTTAATGCCATGGGCTATGCTGCGCTGACCCTGGGCAACCATGAATTTAACTTCGGCCTTGGCCTGATAGAGCGAATCCGGCAGGAGCTGAGCTTCCCGGTGCTTGCTGCCAATGTCTGGGACACGGAAGGCAGACCCTTTGCAGACCCATATGTGATCTTAGAACAGCACGGCATCAGGATTGCGGTTATCGGTCTGACGAACCCCAACGTTCCGCGCTGGGACGGAGGCAAGGTTGAGGGCCTAAGATTCGGTCATATGGCCGAGACCGCGCAGGCGATAGCGGCTTCTCTCCGTGCGGAAGGGAAGGCGGACCTGATTGTGATCAGCGCCCATGCGGGTATGGTCGCAGAATTCGATGAAGAGGGCGGCTCGGATGCCGCCGGACGGATTGCGGAGCTTGTTCCTGAAGCAAATGTGCTGCTGGTCGGCCATATGCATATTACCGTGAACCAGCGTATAGGAAATACCGTCATTGGAGGGCCCCGAGACCGGGGGCGGGAAGTGGTACGCTTCGACCTGACGGTTGAGGTTGATGGCGGACAGCCCAAGGTCGTTAGCCGGGAGGTCACGGTGGTAGATATGAGCGGCTGGGAGCCGGACCCGGAACTGCGCAGTATGGTTGCCGGGGCGCATGAAGAGACCCTCCGGTTCATCGCCGATGGCGGTGGTGGCTCTTCCATAGAAGGGGAGGGCGGCATTCTGGGCTATGCAGCCGCCGATTTCCAGCCTGAAGAGACTGCAGGGCTGCCCGCCGGACGGGTGCAGGATACGGCGGTCATTACCCTGATCCAGCGCGCCATGCTGGAGGCCAGCGGAGCGGATGTTGCCGCTACAAGCCTGTTCAACGACAACGCAGACCTGAAGCAGGGACCGCTGACGTATGCAGACGTCTACCGCATTTACCCTTTTGACAATGTGCTGTATGTCGTTACCGTCACCGGCAAGGAGCTGAAAGCTTATATGGAAGCTTCGGCAGCCCATTTCCGGCAGTGGCAACCTGGGGACACGAATATTACTGCCGATCCTGAGGTGCCGAGCTACCTATACGATATGTTCGCCGGGATTAATTATCAGATCGACATCTCGCAGCCGGTAGGCCAGCGGATCATCCATCTGGCCTACCGGGGCAGACCGCTTGCCGATACGGACGAGCTACAGCTTGCCGTCAACAATTACCGCTATAGCAGCCTGTTGAAGGCTTCGGGACTAGTCAGCGCTGTCAAGCACTGGGAGTCGGACTGCAGCGTCCGCGAGTTGCTGGTTCATTACATCCGGGAGCGCCAGACGATCGTACCGGAGGTCGATCATAACTGGTCAATTACCGGGATGGATTGA
- a CDS encoding FtsX-like permease family protein gives MNIFNKVTLQSLKKSRTRTIVTIIGVILSTAMITAVSTFAVSLQSYMIQGSIAKYGGWHIGFPAVDSAFVQERAHDQAVSSTASFENIGYAALSGGKNPDKPYLFIAGFNEDEASPGTLPVTMVSGRMPDNSREILVPSHLAANGGIKFAEGDTLTLAVGDRMYGNQQLNQHDVFLAGDQSGKGAEALVPRAEQTYKVVGIYARPAFEESAAPGYTLITRANPSERADSFSLYVSLKHPREVKAYANSTAAGHAYVYNDNVLRFMGVSSDELLTALLYTVGGIVAFIIVTGSIFMIYNAFTISLNERTRQFGILSSVGATAKQLRNAVLFEGLCIGAAGIPVGILLGIGSMGLVLTVVSKNFGNILYSHVPLTLQVSIPAIACAAALSMITILISAYIPARKAAGTPVMESIRQSNEVKVEAKAVKTSGRAQRIYGLEGTLALKNFKRNKKRYRSIVLSLMLSVVLFISASAFVTYMKQMSERAVAFTTYDIGFATQSMKDSEMLALYDKLRTAGGIWESSYQTLMKVTGIAQASDLSDAYWGEEGASGAAGKAGNDGKAGNAGNAVVPSPVRSDEQVSLPVDLQFLDDSAYLKILKGLGLPAAEYTGPDAKFIAVAKLMSPADDKRLKEADGFRNLFKTSSSILTLTPKSEDGSKIEQGHDVSVTFVETVPPDTLPVTGSSDSSEPFFFRVIAPYSLIGNFEPVDSPPAVKGLTFRSKHPAQSVAEMEKTIQGAQITDEYKLYNVYAMMDESRNMIFIINVFAYTFIIMISLIAIANVFNTISTNIKLRRRELAMLRSIGMSDRNFQRMMNFECAFYGMRALMSGLPIGLVFSWLIYRGMFIGGADQIDYIFPWASIGISVFSVLLIVFVTMLYSVSTIKRENIIDALRDDMT, from the coding sequence ATGAATATTTTCAACAAGGTTACCCTCCAGAGCCTCAAAAAAAGCCGCACGCGGACCATCGTAACGATTATCGGAGTCATCCTGTCTACCGCAATGATCACTGCCGTCTCCACCTTCGCCGTGTCCTTGCAGAGCTATATGATCCAGGGTTCCATCGCCAAATACGGCGGCTGGCATATCGGGTTCCCGGCTGTAGATTCCGCCTTCGTGCAGGAACGGGCACACGATCAGGCCGTATCCAGTACGGCATCCTTCGAGAATATCGGCTACGCGGCACTTAGTGGCGGGAAGAACCCGGATAAGCCTTATCTGTTTATTGCAGGCTTTAATGAAGATGAAGCTTCCCCGGGTACCTTGCCTGTCACTATGGTTTCCGGACGAATGCCAGATAACAGCAGAGAAATTCTAGTCCCTTCCCATCTGGCGGCGAATGGCGGGATCAAGTTCGCTGAGGGCGATACGCTCACACTGGCTGTCGGAGACCGGATGTACGGCAACCAGCAGTTGAACCAGCATGATGTCTTTTTGGCGGGAGACCAGTCTGGGAAAGGCGCAGAAGCTTTGGTGCCCCGGGCAGAGCAGACCTACAAGGTTGTAGGAATCTACGCCAGACCTGCTTTTGAGGAGTCCGCTGCCCCAGGCTATACCCTGATTACCAGAGCTAATCCGTCAGAACGGGCGGACAGCTTCAGCTTGTATGTTAGCCTGAAGCACCCGCGTGAAGTGAAGGCTTACGCAAACAGCACCGCCGCAGGCCATGCTTACGTCTACAACGATAATGTGCTGCGCTTCATGGGCGTCTCAAGCGATGAATTGCTCACCGCTCTGCTGTACACGGTCGGGGGGATTGTAGCTTTTATCATCGTAACCGGTTCGATCTTCATGATCTACAACGCCTTCACCATCTCCCTCAATGAGCGCACACGACAGTTCGGCATTCTCTCATCGGTGGGAGCCACAGCGAAGCAGCTGCGTAACGCCGTGTTGTTCGAAGGTCTGTGTATTGGTGCTGCCGGAATACCGGTTGGCATTCTCTTGGGAATAGGCAGCATGGGACTTGTACTAACGGTCGTATCCAAGAACTTCGGGAATATCCTCTATTCCCATGTCCCTTTAACCTTGCAGGTGTCCATTCCAGCCATTGCCTGTGCAGCTGCGCTGAGCATGATCACGATTCTGATCTCAGCCTATATTCCGGCCAGGAAGGCGGCAGGCACTCCCGTGATGGAGAGTATCCGCCAGTCGAACGAGGTTAAGGTTGAAGCCAAGGCCGTGAAGACATCCGGGCGGGCGCAGCGTATCTACGGCCTCGAAGGCACCCTTGCGCTTAAGAATTTCAAAAGAAACAAGAAACGCTACCGCAGCATTGTGCTGTCGCTCATGTTAAGCGTTGTGCTGTTTATATCGGCCAGCGCTTTTGTCACATATATGAAGCAAATGTCGGAGCGGGCAGTTGCGTTCACCACCTATGATATCGGCTTCGCCACACAATCTATGAAAGACAGTGAGATGCTGGCGCTCTACGACAAGCTCAGAACCGCAGGCGGGATTTGGGAAAGCTCCTACCAGACGCTCATGAAAGTGACCGGGATAGCTCAGGCAAGCGATCTCTCGGATGCTTATTGGGGCGAAGAGGGGGCTTCGGGAGCCGCGGGGAAAGCGGGAAATGATGGAAAAGCAGGAAATGCAGGAAATGCAGTTGTTCCTTCGCCGGTCCGCTCGGATGAGCAGGTATCTCTGCCCGTCGATCTGCAGTTTCTGGATGACAGCGCCTATCTGAAGATTCTTAAAGGGCTGGGCTTACCCGCAGCGGAATATACGGGTCCGGACGCCAAGTTCATCGCCGTTGCCAAATTGATGAGTCCTGCCGACGATAAACGGCTGAAGGAGGCTGACGGGTTCCGTAATTTGTTCAAAACTTCGTCCTCTATCCTGACCCTGACCCCCAAATCAGAGGACGGGTCGAAGATAGAGCAGGGACATGACGTATCGGTTACGTTCGTAGAGACCGTACCGCCGGATACGCTGCCGGTTACGGGAAGCTCCGACTCCAGTGAACCGTTCTTCTTTCGGGTGATCGCTCCTTATTCGCTCATCGGCAATTTTGAGCCGGTGGATAGTCCGCCGGCAGTGAAGGGCCTGACCTTTCGCTCCAAGCACCCGGCACAGTCGGTAGCGGAGATGGAGAAAACCATCCAAGGTGCACAAATTACGGATGAATATAAGCTGTATAATGTGTATGCGATGATGGATGAGAGCCGCAATATGATTTTTATCATCAACGTGTTTGCCTATACCTTCATTATCATGATCTCGCTGATTGCGATTGCCAATGTGTTCAACACAATCTCGACGAACATCAAGCTGCGCCGCCGGGAGCTGGCGATGCTCCGCTCTATCGGGATGTCTGACCGCAATTTCCAGCGGATGATGAATTTCGAATGTGCCTTTTATGGCATGAGGGCGCTTATGTCCGGGCTTCCCATCGGGCTGGTCTTCTCCTGGCTAATCTACCGGGGGATGTTCATTGGCGGCGCGGACCAGATTGACTATATCTTCCCCTGGGCCAGCATCGGCATCAGTGTGTTCAGCGTGCTCCTGATCGTATTCGTGACCATGCTGTATTCGGTTAGCACAATCAAGCGGGAGAATATCATTGATGCGCTGCGGGATGATATGACTTGA
- a CDS encoding HAMP domain-containing sensor histidine kinase produces the protein MLRNKEIRHFSLLYIIMSAVAITIGFTLHTAAGFLATGCAVAFGTAFLLFTRARYKSIARISNQIDRVLHNADHLFIADAEEGELSILHSEITKMTQRIRDQNRELIKEKGHLADSLADIAHQLRTPLTSVNLIMTLLANSPAEEERKAFIRETEELLMQMDWLITSLLKLSRLDAGIVVFQSGPIAVNGLLRTAVRPFLIQMELRNVDLRIDCPAGAVIQGDSAWLPEAIQNILKNCLESAGENGKIELICSDNPLYTELTVHDNGPGFSKEEIPRLFDRYYRGSSPNHTGYGIGLALCKLIITRQGGSVTAHNHPQGGALFRLRFPK, from the coding sequence ATGCTGCGGAATAAAGAGATCCGGCACTTCAGCCTGTTGTATATCATCATGTCTGCTGTTGCGATTACCATCGGGTTCACCTTACATACGGCAGCGGGGTTCCTTGCCACTGGTTGTGCTGTTGCCTTCGGCACAGCATTTTTGCTGTTCACCAGGGCCCGGTACAAGAGCATTGCGCGCATCTCTAATCAGATTGACCGGGTGCTGCATAATGCGGACCATCTGTTCATCGCTGATGCGGAAGAAGGCGAGTTATCCATTTTACATAGCGAGATTACCAAAATGACGCAGCGCATCCGGGATCAGAACCGCGAGCTGATCAAGGAAAAGGGGCATCTTGCCGATTCACTGGCTGACATCGCCCACCAGCTCCGCACCCCGCTTACCTCAGTGAACCTGATTATGACGCTGCTTGCGAATAGTCCTGCGGAAGAGGAGCGGAAAGCTTTTATACGGGAGACCGAGGAGCTGCTGATGCAGATGGATTGGCTGATTACCTCCTTGCTTAAGTTATCCCGTTTGGATGCGGGCATTGTTGTATTTCAAAGCGGGCCTATCGCCGTTAACGGCCTGCTCCGCACCGCTGTTCGTCCGTTCCTAATCCAGATGGAGCTGCGCAATGTAGACTTACGGATAGATTGCCCTGCTGGAGCAGTGATCCAAGGCGATTCGGCCTGGCTCCCGGAAGCGATCCAGAATATCCTGAAGAATTGCCTGGAAAGTGCAGGAGAGAACGGGAAGATTGAGCTGATCTGCTCAGACAATCCGCTGTACACCGAGCTTACGGTGCATGACAACGGCCCGGGCTTTAGCAAGGAAGAAATCCCCCGGCTGTTCGACCGGTACTATCGCGGCAGCAGCCCTAACCATACCGGCTACGGAATCGGCCTTGCGCTCTGCAAGCTGATTATCACCCGGCAGGGAGGGAGCGTTACCGCACATAATCACCCGCAGGGCGGTGCGCTCTTCAGGCTTCGTTTCCCTAAGTGA
- a CDS encoding alpha/beta hydrolase — MADTINNQQPGKKSRKKRKLWLKIVGGIIGVLVLFIGITFIVNVISTGIDKKKIESYGHYVNVEGKKMNVSIQGSGEQTIVLLPGQGTPSPVLDFKPLIDELSPSYKVVAIEPFGYGLSDETDKERTTENIISEIHEAVQQLGLKRYILMGHSITGLYAVSYVNAYPNEVEAFVGIDSSVPNQPGMDVKLPLGAMKFAKDSGVMRLLTKLSGDSFKSLDYDEHTKEQMKFISAVHGSNSTLMNELSHLGSNFKNGSKLTYPQDLPVLLFAQSNNEHNKQWIPLHEEQAKQSSQGKLIPMVGSHYLHHTKYKEIAEEFKEYMKTVQLKQVQ; from the coding sequence ATGGCTGATACAATCAATAACCAGCAACCAGGGAAGAAGAGCCGTAAGAAGCGCAAATTATGGTTGAAAATAGTAGGTGGCATTATCGGAGTGCTAGTGCTCTTCATAGGCATCACCTTTATCGTTAATGTTATCAGCACCGGGATCGACAAGAAGAAGATCGAATCATACGGGCATTACGTTAATGTAGAGGGCAAAAAGATGAATGTGTCTATTCAAGGCAGCGGGGAGCAAACTATCGTTCTCCTGCCGGGGCAAGGGACCCCGTCGCCTGTACTGGACTTTAAGCCGCTGATTGATGAACTGTCACCTTCCTACAAAGTCGTGGCCATTGAACCTTTCGGTTACGGTCTCAGTGATGAAACGGACAAAGAAAGAACGACAGAGAATATCATTAGCGAAATTCATGAAGCGGTGCAGCAACTCGGTCTGAAGCGTTACATCCTGATGGGCCACTCCATCACGGGACTTTATGCCGTGTCTTATGTGAATGCATACCCGAATGAAGTTGAAGCTTTTGTAGGGATTGACAGTAGTGTTCCCAACCAGCCTGGCATGGATGTCAAATTGCCTCTCGGAGCGATGAAGTTTGCTAAAGATTCAGGTGTGATGCGGCTGCTAACGAAGCTCAGCGGAGATTCGTTTAAATCGCTTGACTATGATGAGCATACCAAAGAACAGATGAAATTCATCTCTGCCGTGCACGGCAGTAATTCAACGCTGATGAATGAGCTTAGCCACCTTGGTTCCAATTTCAAAAACGGCTCAAAACTGACCTACCCGCAGGATTTGCCGGTGCTGTTGTTCGCGCAATCCAATAACGAACACAACAAGCAGTGGATTCCGTTGCATGAGGAGCAGGCGAAGCAGTCTTCACAGGGTAAATTGATCCCAATGGTAGGCTCCCACTACCTGCACCATACGAAGTACAAAGAAATCGCCGAGGAATTCAAGGAATATATGAAGACCGTTCAATTAAAGCAAGTCCAATAA
- a CDS encoding ABC transporter ATP-binding protein, whose amino-acid sequence MEFLRIEKLSKIYGKGDNRVTALDEVSLTIEKGEFTAIIGSSGSGKSTLLHIIGGVDVPTSGNVYLDGQDVYAQSNDKLAIFRRRQVGLIYQFHNLIPTLDVVENITLPILMDKRKVNEERLNDLLELLGLTDRRTHLPNQLSGGQQQRVSIGRALMNAPAVMLADEPTGSLDSRNGHEIINLLKLSNQKYRQTLLIVTHDENIALQADRIIGISDGRVVRDERVRT is encoded by the coding sequence ATGGAGTTTTTGAGAATTGAGAAGCTGAGTAAGATCTACGGGAAAGGAGACAATCGGGTTACGGCGCTGGACGAGGTGTCGCTGACGATTGAGAAGGGGGAGTTCACGGCGATCATTGGCTCCTCCGGCTCCGGCAAATCCACTTTGCTTCATATCATCGGCGGTGTCGATGTGCCGACAAGCGGCAACGTCTATTTGGACGGACAGGATGTGTATGCCCAGAGCAATGACAAGCTGGCTATTTTTCGCAGGCGGCAGGTCGGGCTGATCTACCAGTTCCACAACCTGATTCCTACGCTGGATGTGGTGGAGAACATCACCTTGCCGATCCTGATGGACAAACGCAAGGTCAACGAGGAACGGCTGAACGACTTGCTTGAGCTACTGGGGCTGACTGACCGGAGAACGCATCTGCCGAATCAGCTCTCGGGCGGACAGCAGCAACGTGTATCTATAGGACGCGCATTGATGAATGCCCCGGCGGTCATGCTGGCGGATGAACCCACGGGCAGTCTGGACAGCCGGAATGGACATGAGATTATCAATCTGCTGAAATTAAGCAATCAGAAGTACCGGCAGACCCTGCTCATCGTCACGCATGACGAGAATATTGCCCTCCAGGCAGACCGCATTATCGGCATCTCCGACGGCAGGGTTGTGCGGGACGAACGGGTACGGACATGA
- a CDS encoding response regulator transcription factor yields the protein MPQILLVEDDQAIARNLVLLLRSEGFTVTHAATRSEAVAMLGGNPFDLALIDIALPDGNGFTVYTEIKATREVPVIFLTASGDEASVVTGLNMGADDYITKPFRPRELIARIGTALRKSRRTGSAFDIGGLHVDPASGVVTRQGKEVYLSALEYRLLLVFVNNPGNIITRSRLLDELWDAAGEFVNDNTLTVYIKRLREKIESDPASPQIILTVRGTGYRLGCSDAAE from the coding sequence ATGCCGCAAATATTACTGGTTGAGGATGATCAGGCCATAGCCAGAAATCTCGTGCTGCTGCTCCGCTCAGAAGGCTTCACAGTTACCCATGCCGCTACGCGGAGTGAGGCTGTGGCCATGCTTGGCGGAAATCCGTTTGACCTGGCACTGATCGATATTGCTTTGCCTGACGGGAACGGCTTTACGGTGTACACGGAGATCAAGGCCACAAGGGAGGTGCCTGTCATCTTCCTGACGGCCTCCGGGGATGAGGCAAGTGTGGTTACCGGGCTGAACATGGGGGCGGATGACTATATTACCAAGCCGTTTCGCCCGCGTGAACTGATTGCGCGGATTGGAACGGCGTTGCGGAAGAGCAGACGGACCGGGTCTGCTTTTGACATCGGCGGGCTTCATGTAGATCCGGCAAGCGGTGTTGTAACCCGGCAGGGCAAGGAGGTCTACCTCTCAGCTCTGGAATACCGCCTGTTGCTGGTGTTTGTGAACAACCCCGGGAATATTATTACGCGAAGCAGGCTGCTCGACGAATTATGGGACGCAGCGGGCGAATTTGTTAATGACAACACGCTAACTGTCTATATCAAGCGCTTGCGGGAGAAGATCGAGAGTGATCCGGCAAGTCCGCAGATCATTCTGACGGTGCGGGGAACAGGATATCGGCTGGGGTGCAGCGATGCTGCGGAATAA
- a CDS encoding MFS transporter: MNRYDQSANPPSLFRNKFLQTILLSSVLLQIGIWVRNFAILLYVAERTNNDPYAISLISVAEFAPIFVFSFIGGTFADRWRPKRTMIWCDSLSAVSVFAVLLSIHFGSWESVYLVAFISAILSQFSQPSSMRLFKFHVAEEQLQQGMALFQSLMAIFMVLGPMLGTFVYSTFGLEISIAVMGVAFLLSALVLIRLPEDHMEAGTVTAKGQFRKDFTEGFRYVWQSQVLRMLGLAFVLAGLAVGAAQALNLFIVTERLGRSKEFLQYMLMVNGAAMLIGGGLVAAFAKKVPPQLLLAMGMLAGAVCTTIVGFSTSVPLTLTIQFLNGLMFPCIHIGISTMILRWSNSSIVGRVNGVLNPMFVGMMVVSMSLAGALKSAFPLSTIYSGAGILFLLGALMMLPIMKHKAPDQAQAAQ, encoded by the coding sequence TTGAATCGGTATGACCAAAGCGCAAATCCACCGAGCCTGTTCCGTAACAAGTTCCTCCAGACGATTCTGTTATCCAGCGTGCTGCTGCAGATCGGGATCTGGGTACGTAATTTTGCTATTCTGCTGTATGTTGCGGAGAGGACCAACAATGATCCCTACGCCATTTCGCTGATCAGCGTTGCTGAATTTGCGCCTATCTTTGTTTTTTCCTTCATTGGAGGGACTTTTGCGGACCGGTGGCGCCCGAAGCGGACGATGATCTGGTGTGATTCCCTGTCTGCGGTATCGGTATTCGCCGTTCTGCTCAGTATTCACTTCGGTTCTTGGGAATCGGTGTATCTGGTCGCGTTCATCTCGGCCATTCTGTCGCAGTTCTCACAGCCTTCAAGCATGCGGTTATTTAAATTCCATGTGGCGGAGGAACAGCTGCAGCAGGGGATGGCGCTCTTCCAATCACTGATGGCTATCTTCATGGTCCTGGGACCAATGTTAGGCACTTTCGTATACAGCACCTTCGGCCTTGAGATCTCCATCGCTGTAATGGGCGTGGCTTTTCTGCTGTCAGCACTTGTGCTTATTCGTCTGCCGGAGGATCATATGGAAGCAGGGACAGTTACCGCGAAGGGGCAATTCCGTAAGGACTTCACCGAGGGCTTCCGGTATGTCTGGCAGAGTCAGGTGCTGCGGATGCTCGGACTTGCGTTTGTGTTGGCGGGACTTGCCGTGGGCGCAGCCCAGGCACTGAATCTGTTCATCGTCACCGAGCGGCTGGGCCGAAGCAAGGAGTTCCTCCAGTACATGCTTATGGTTAACGGTGCAGCCATGCTGATCGGGGGAGGGCTGGTGGCCGCCTTCGCCAAAAAAGTTCCGCCCCAGCTGCTGCTCGCCATGGGGATGCTGGCAGGTGCCGTATGCACCACCATCGTCGGGTTCTCAACAAGCGTTCCGCTTACGCTCACAATCCAGTTCCTGAACGGGCTGATGTTCCCTTGCATTCATATCGGGATCAGCACGATGATTCTGAGGTGGTCCAATAGCTCGATTGTCGGCCGGGTCAACGGGGTGCTGAATCCGATGTTCGTCGGAATGATGGTGGTGTCTATGTCGCTGGCGGGTGCGCTGAAGAGCGCCTTTCCGCTTAGTACCATCTACAGTGGAGCCGGAATTCTGTTCCTTCTGGGTGCACTCATGATGCTGCCGATTATGAAGCACAAGGCGCCGGATCAGGCACAGGCTGCACAATAA
- a CDS encoding N-acetylmuramoyl-L-alanine amidase: MKKCNWFLLLAALFLCFPLSGQAKASAKTNPTIVLDGQAIPMQKKDKVEIINGSVMVPLRIIAENMGMGVIWNQQAGTVTIPKESGSVELTIGHKEALIDGTSHSLSTAPRNHSGTTLVPLRFISEAMGVQVSWDNSRKVVGLTSAGPPAVQPDSGPATDPAVIAAPANPEGTAPPAAQPVIATTTSTLSGLSFSDNRLMLAFTGDVQPSVHTGNEPLQIVVELPLTSFSADFLQTVLWDSSTLSGEQAITGVPGVSRMAYELSGTDASTVRVTLFLTAVSRYTTYIEEDAAYRLLVVDLNTLSPEPLPVQPVQPGNGKKIIVIDAGHGAADPGTIGITKTLEKDFNLSLALKVEALLLKEPSFQVVMTRRDDTYPANKRRAEMANELQADAFVSIHANSVEGRPEVRGTESYYYSQESRAFADIMHKHLLGATGFTDRKVKYNKYIVLKYSNMPATLLEVGFLSNAAEEAALFSDDFQNRVAAALVAGLKEYFGVN, from the coding sequence ATGAAAAAATGTAATTGGTTCCTCCTGCTGGCAGCGCTATTCTTGTGCTTCCCGCTCAGCGGTCAGGCCAAAGCCTCCGCGAAGACAAACCCCACGATAGTATTGGACGGTCAGGCAATCCCTATGCAAAAAAAAGACAAGGTTGAAATTATTAACGGCAGTGTAATGGTTCCCCTTCGGATCATTGCAGAGAATATGGGGATGGGGGTCATCTGGAATCAACAGGCGGGAACCGTAACCATTCCGAAGGAATCCGGCAGCGTTGAACTAACCATTGGCCACAAGGAGGCTTTGATCGATGGAACCTCCCATTCGCTGTCCACAGCGCCCCGCAACCATAGCGGAACCACGCTTGTCCCGTTAAGATTCATCAGCGAAGCCATGGGCGTCCAGGTGAGCTGGGACAACAGCCGCAAGGTGGTGGGCTTAACTTCAGCGGGACCTCCAGCAGTGCAGCCGGATTCCGGGCCTGCTACAGATCCGGCAGTGATCGCTGCCCCGGCAAATCCTGAAGGCACAGCTCCTCCGGCGGCCCAGCCCGTCATCGCAACGACGACTTCAACGCTGAGCGGGCTCAGCTTCAGCGATAACCGCCTGATGCTTGCTTTTACCGGCGATGTCCAGCCATCCGTACATACCGGAAACGAACCACTGCAGATCGTGGTGGAGCTTCCCTTAACGTCATTCTCCGCAGATTTCTTACAAACCGTCTTGTGGGATAGCAGTACTCTATCAGGGGAGCAGGCGATTACTGGAGTCCCGGGTGTCAGCAGGATGGCTTACGAGCTGTCAGGGACAGACGCTTCCACGGTACGGGTCACCCTGTTTTTGACTGCAGTTTCACGTTACACCACTTACATAGAGGAGGACGCAGCCTACAGACTCCTGGTCGTTGACTTGAACACTCTTTCACCGGAGCCTCTTCCTGTACAGCCGGTTCAACCTGGCAATGGCAAGAAGATTATTGTTATTGATGCCGGACATGGTGCTGCGGACCCCGGTACGATCGGAATCACCAAGACGCTGGAGAAGGACTTTAATCTGAGCCTGGCTCTCAAGGTGGAAGCCCTGCTGCTGAAGGAACCGTCCTTCCAGGTGGTAATGACACGCCGCGATGATACCTATCCGGCCAATAAAAGACGGGCAGAGATGGCCAATGAGCTTCAGGCGGATGCCTTTGTATCCATCCATGCCAATTCGGTCGAAGGACGGCCTGAGGTGCGCGGCACCGAATCCTATTATTACAGTCAAGAGAGTAGAGCTTTTGCCGATATCATGCACAAGCACCTGCTGGGGGCAACCGGCTTCACAGACCGCAAGGTTAAATATAACAAATATATCGTACTGAAATATTCCAACATGCCAGCTACGCTGCTTGAGGTAGGCTTCTTGTCCAATGCTGCCGAAGAAGCCGCCCTGTTCTCCGATGATTTCCAGAACCGGGTAGCGGCAGCACTCGTAGCGGGGCTGAAGGAATATTTCGGGGTGAATTGA